TAATTTAGGGCTGTTGACAAGAATGCCCATGCAATAATGTCCTTTGTTTTAGCAGCCTTGTCAGAGATTTGCTATTTGATTTGCCAATATGGATGTCTCACATACACATTTCTACAAAAGCAACtttctgtaaatatatatatatatatatatatatatatatatatatatatatatatatatatatatatatatatatatatatatatatattattttgtttatttgttattgatatataattaaattaaaatgtgacATTTGTAAACTTGCAAGAAACAGgaacaaaacacatttttctcAGAGATAATGTATTTATTCCAAATAAATAACCACTGTTACACCGAATAAAATAGAGAATTTGCAAATGTAAAGGACATTGGATACTGTAATTTATGAGACTTTATCaaacctatttttttttctagtataGATCATGGTAGGATAAATGGAGGAAAACATGGATCAAATAAGTAAAATTTCAAAGATCATGAATAATTATGTAGTTTTGTTAGTGAAAGAAGAAGTCTTTGAAGCATCTAATTTCTCTTAATGAAGGATTCGTACAGGGTGGTGAGCTGGTCCTTCAGGTCCTGTGCGTAGGGGTCCAGCTTTTCCTTCAGGTCTTCGCCGTAAGGTGTGAGACTCTGCTGGACCATCTGGGCTCTCTCTCTAATCTGGGTCTGAAGATCCTCAGCCAGAGGGCTCACGGTCTTCTGGAACTCCTGCAGATGCTGGTCAACCTTCCCCTTGATTTCAGCACTGTAGGGCTCCAGCTGAGCCTGCAGCTCCTTCACACTCTGCTCCAGGTTTCCTCTAAGCTCCTCGCTCTTCTGGAGCAGAGTGGCCTTCAGGGTCTCAGAATCCAGGGATTCTGCATATGGAGCCATGGCCGTCCTGAGCTCCTCCACTCTCTGCTGGATCTGGCTCTTGAGGTTGTCAGCATAGGGCTCCAGCTGGTCTCTCACAGTGATCAGGTCCTGGCCCAAACGCTCCCTCAAAACTTCAGCTTCCTTGGTGATTTTGGTCATCAGCTCTTCAGCCAGAGGATCCATCTGTTTCTTGAGGGTGACGGCATATTCACTGGCCATGTCGGCACTCTGAGTCAGTCTAGCACTGTTAAATGGAGAAGGATGTTTGAGTTTCATATCAGGACATAAGAAATAATCTAAATAACAGTGTCCTGTGGGTAAATATTCTTTACTTACTTGACTTCCTGTCCCAGTTGGGAAGACCTGATCATCTTGACGGTTTCCTCTGCGGTTTGTGTTGCCTTGGAAACATAGCTCCAGAATGCATCAGTCAGCTGCTCCAGCTGTGGCTTGGGCTCATCAGCGTAGAATAAGTTGGCCTGGCAACCTGTTGATGGAGCATTTCAGTTTGATCAAATGGTTTTGTTAATAGACTCTGTAAATTTATCAAGccttaaaatattttcatattgtAATTTTCTCTGAATTCCTCACCTGTAAATACAGCAAGTGCAAGTACCACAAGAACCTTCATGGTGTTCAATTTTAGTCTAGAAGTAAAAAAAACCCTTTCAATTAATGTCTCTGTCTtttacataaatgtaaaaagtGTTGTATTTTGAAGTGAGAAAGCTCTTACCTTAGTCAGTGTGTTTTAATTGACGCTGTCCTGTCTGAAGAACCAGTGTGAAGGTGGCTGGTTCACATCTGTATTTATATAGCATGGGGAAATGACTGCTGTAGTGGAAACCCAAAGTCCAGTGGGTAGTGCCTTGCTGTCACTACTCCACATCAACACCCTGACTGTACCTTCAACCACCAGAGACTTTCAGATTCAGTGCAGATAATGATAACAGTGGAACTTTGTCTCTAAAAACAGTAGTgaatattttaagtttaaatttggtcaaaatcaaaatacataaactattttattttttaatacataaaatatttgagGTCTTAGCACTTAACATTACACAGATGTCATTAAAGGGAATTAAAATATAATCCCCAACTGcctaaaacaaaaaagaaaagtgtacataaaaatatttggaaacattaaattaataaaaatcatgTAAGACTAGAAAAGGAGTCATCCAGATATTGAATTAGTTAAAGTCCATCTTAGGTACTTAAATCAGACAGAGCTCCAAGTTTGAACATTTGACCTAATAAATCAACAAATGATAAAAGATGTTCTGCATTCCCTGATAAGGTCTGACACGTCACTCAAAGCCTCTTGATTCTGTTTGCTGGCATTAAGCATTGTTACTCTTGTTCTTTAGCTTTAAATCTAAGAGTTAACTGtattaacatttataataatttgcCATTTAAGTAATATGTAAATAGTTTTAAAGGAAATAGACTCCACTCCACATAAATTGATTGCAAGTATCCCATGATCCCAATCCTGGGTCTGAAAAAACAGAAAGATATTTAATTATTCAATAACAATATTTCTCTGGTTAAGCTACAGTAAGGTTATTCATCATTTCATCATATAATTCCTTTCACCAAAGTTTACAAGAAGTAGGCCTATACATATTATCTAATTTTAATTAGAGATGACTGtttctcaccactgttgagcATTATTCCACTACTAGTgaccccgctagaaattttacgttcccagaacattctcagaacatccccactggtgttaaggacaTTGCCTAGTAACATTCCAAGTACGTTAacagacggtcacgatgtggagttcttttaaggtttgggggacgttatttggtggaccttcagggaacattcaaaacattctctgaacgtttagggaaccatagtttatttggaaatgttctcagaacgtccctgctgcccttgtcaaaaaaACTGAATTGAAATTAAGAGATAAAATTGATTAACAAAAGTGGcatgttcaaacaaaaactattttttcttaaagctgcaatccgtaactttttttggttaaaaattatccaaaatcaatttttgagaaagtgcataaccagccagtgttcaaaactatctcattatcttatctcgattcacaacggtacattctaaaaaatgctgggttaaaaacaacccaagttgggttgaaaatggacaaacccagcaattgggttgttttaacccagtggttgggttaaatgtttgcccaacgtgctgggtagttttatttaactcaactcttgtataaaaaatactgtattgcttgcttaaaattaacccaaaatatgctggaaattaacatttattaatatgtttaataaatgagcatttataataagataatgaataataaacaataaacatttattaaattgcttattaataaatgtacaccttttgattattattgtttcctctagtaattatgtgtctaatttttaatttctcacctattttggattcattttaagccagccatatagacatttttaatcagtagttgggttgaataaaactacccagcaggttgggcaaacatttaacccaatcactgggttaaaacaacccaattgctgggtttgtccattttcaaaccaacttggattgtttttaaccaaacattttttagagtgtatgcttgtaacaatgttttataataagagcggcatggtggatttccgtgggaaattcgagcatgcagcagttcgtctatgcgtcattacgtcaagtccgtaaacagaaaggaaggagtccatccaggctagtcggttttatcacgtgaggacgctgccggtagcggatcatttatagtcttttctcacagcagctgaaataattaaacttatcattttgatggtggattgtaatccagaaagatacaaatgacaatcatcagtgacaactggagattcacccttagtcaaaaagcaaaagactttggactgtggagtggctacagaaattgaaatctacagataaagctaatatacactaaatacacatagtcacgtaatgctgatgttgttaacattaacaatttgagaacaatataacagtaatcaTGCAGTAAAGcatgatttattgtaggcctaatgctttttccTCAGTcagtcagaacaaaagtggcagaaatgttacttacttgttcagatgatattttccagtgaaaattcttatattggtcatactttcaagaagtagaatctgtgattctgaaatacagtatccacactgttgcggtgactgacagcaaacattagattcatccgtgctgacctgcaggtttcaaacagagatggcgacaaagaggaaaaatcacagactgcagctttaaatgtcttacaaaaaacaaaaaaaagctcTTTACAGGTATTTTCTggtttaatgttatgaaaccttttctttaaaatggaAATCTGTTGCATTAAGTCA
The Chanodichthys erythropterus isolate Z2021 chromosome 2, ASM2448905v1, whole genome shotgun sequence DNA segment above includes these coding regions:
- the LOC137027613 gene encoding apolipoprotein A-I-like, giving the protein MKVLVVLALAVFTGCQANLFYADEPKPQLEQLTDAFWSYVSKATQTAEETVKMIRSSQLGQEVNARLTQSADMASEYAVTLKKQMDPLAEELMTKITKEAEVLRERLGQDLITVRDQLEPYADNLKSQIQQRVEELRTAMAPYAESLDSETLKATLLQKSEELRGNLEQSVKELQAQLEPYSAEIKGKVDQHLQEFQKTVSPLAEDLQTQIRERAQMVQQSLTPYGEDLKEKLDPYAQDLKDQLTTLYESFIKRN